Proteins encoded by one window of Thermococcus sp. JdF3:
- a CDS encoding ABC transporter ATP-binding protein produces MVDVKLENIVKTFGETVALKGIDLHIKAGELFTLLGPSGCGKSTTLRIIAGLDFPDSGTIHFGDEEVTYLPSSKRGAVLVFQNYALWPHMTVFDNVAYGLKLKKIPKEEIKKKVEWALELVKLEGFADRYPTQLSGGQQQRVAIARALVVEPKVLLLDEPLSNLDAKLRLEMRSEIRRIQRELGITVIYVTHDQEEAMAISDRIAVMNVGTVEQVGTPKEIYETPRTEFVASFMGKTNVIPAKVVERNGDRVSVEFEGIRLDGLHYTDKSDDVVIVIRPERIKLKPVENAVSFTGTVDLIEYYGFFIEVVGLFGDTRIIARTISDREIAGLRPLQQVTFYVERDDIIVLPKQQL; encoded by the coding sequence ATGGTTGACGTCAAGCTTGAGAACATCGTTAAAACCTTCGGAGAAACGGTTGCCCTTAAGGGGATAGATCTTCACATCAAGGCGGGAGAGCTCTTCACCCTGCTCGGACCGAGCGGGTGTGGAAAGTCAACGACGCTGAGGATCATAGCGGGCCTGGACTTCCCGGACAGCGGAACCATACACTTCGGCGACGAGGAGGTTACCTACCTCCCCTCCAGCAAGCGCGGTGCGGTGCTGGTATTTCAGAACTACGCCCTCTGGCCGCACATGACCGTCTTCGACAACGTTGCCTACGGCCTCAAGCTCAAGAAGATCCCCAAGGAGGAGATAAAGAAGAAGGTCGAGTGGGCGCTCGAGCTCGTCAAGCTCGAGGGCTTCGCGGACCGCTACCCGACCCAGCTTTCCGGAGGTCAGCAGCAGCGCGTTGCCATCGCCAGGGCACTCGTCGTCGAGCCGAAGGTTCTCCTCCTGGACGAGCCGCTGAGCAACCTCGACGCCAAGCTCCGCCTTGAGATGCGCTCGGAGATTAGGAGAATCCAGCGCGAGCTCGGCATAACGGTGATTTACGTTACCCACGACCAGGAGGAGGCTATGGCCATAAGCGACAGGATTGCCGTCATGAACGTCGGAACCGTCGAGCAGGTGGGGACACCGAAGGAAATATACGAGACTCCGAGGACGGAGTTCGTTGCCAGCTTCATGGGTAAGACCAACGTCATTCCTGCAAAGGTCGTGGAGAGGAACGGCGACCGCGTTTCCGTCGAGTTCGAAGGAATACGGCTGGATGGCCTCCACTACACTGACAAGAGCGACGACGTCGTCATAGTCATCAGGCCGGAGAGGATAAAGCTCAAGCCCGTCGAGAACGCGGTGTCATTTACCGGAACCGTTGACCTCATCGAGTACTACGGATTCTTCATCGAGGTCGTCGGCCTCTTCGGGGACACCAGGATCATCGCCAGAACCATCAGCGACAGGGAGATAGCCGGACTCAGGCCCCTCCAGCAGGTGACGTTCTACGTCGAGAGGGACGACATCATCGTCCTGCCGAAGCAGCAGCTTTAA
- a CDS encoding iron ABC transporter permease, with translation MKVSKWSERLFGTPLFDPVVTTSFLFPLLYLVAFLIIPVLAMLAVAFEYNGHFSFHWFTSILTSEYYISWPTGEFSRLVTLPNGEQIYYVQGVDFGVILNSIIVSLSVMILTTILGTVFAFVMARYDFPGKNIVRILLFVPLLVTPFVNVFIVKKMFLPNGLINWLFYDILHIFPHRIVIDGLVGVIVAQAMTYYPIVYLNAYASFINIDPTLEEQAENLGSRGFHLFRTVTFPLALPGIAAGATLVGIFSLEDLAAPIVFQGNPLARKLMSFQIYSAFTSGFNVGSPQLAALALIMLTIAILMFLGIRKYVSLRQYAMLSKGGRWKPRVAKPKGWQAVLIYLVVLPMLLISIFPQVGVVLLAFSESWVGTWPEGFTTAHIQSIITQPDIERVIMNSIMYSTAAIIVILLLSLTASYASSRFKKSQLGPVLDSLSTIPIAVPGIVIAMSYFFFFAKVFPDTPLDPTNLLGFNPAMVLVLAYSIRRLPFAARSISAGIQQVHVSLEEAALNLGAGRWKALTGILMPLILLNLLGGAMLSFVYCMSETSVGITLGSINPEYYPITARMVELMTSAVGSANLAAALGVFLMTVQIVAIVLANVITKQRYSFIGLT, from the coding sequence ATGAAGGTAAGCAAGTGGAGCGAGAGACTCTTTGGAACACCCCTGTTCGATCCGGTCGTCACGACTTCGTTCCTGTTCCCACTCCTGTACCTGGTGGCCTTCCTGATAATCCCGGTACTGGCAATGCTCGCGGTGGCCTTCGAGTACAACGGTCACTTCTCATTCCACTGGTTCACCAGCATACTGACGTCGGAGTACTACATCAGCTGGCCGACGGGTGAGTTCTCCAGACTGGTCACCCTGCCCAACGGGGAGCAGATATACTACGTCCAGGGCGTTGACTTCGGAGTGATACTCAACTCCATAATAGTCTCCCTGAGCGTCATGATCCTGACCACGATACTGGGAACAGTCTTCGCCTTCGTCATGGCGCGCTACGACTTCCCGGGCAAGAACATCGTCAGAATACTCCTCTTCGTGCCGCTCCTCGTTACGCCCTTTGTCAACGTCTTCATCGTCAAGAAGATGTTCCTTCCCAACGGCCTGATAAACTGGCTGTTCTACGATATCCTCCACATATTCCCGCACAGAATCGTCATCGATGGTCTCGTTGGAGTCATAGTCGCCCAGGCGATGACCTACTACCCCATAGTCTACCTCAACGCCTACGCGAGCTTCATCAACATCGACCCCACCCTCGAGGAGCAGGCGGAGAACCTCGGAAGCAGGGGGTTCCACCTCTTCAGAACCGTTACATTCCCGCTCGCCCTCCCGGGAATAGCGGCCGGTGCAACCCTCGTCGGCATCTTCAGCCTTGAGGACCTTGCCGCACCGATAGTCTTCCAGGGCAACCCGCTCGCCAGGAAGCTCATGTCCTTCCAGATCTACAGCGCATTCACCAGCGGTTTCAACGTTGGAAGCCCGCAGCTCGCCGCACTCGCGCTCATAATGCTCACCATCGCCATCCTGATGTTCCTTGGAATCAGGAAGTACGTCAGCCTGCGCCAGTACGCGATGCTCAGCAAGGGCGGAAGGTGGAAGCCGAGGGTCGCCAAGCCCAAGGGCTGGCAGGCGGTGCTCATATACCTCGTCGTCCTCCCGATGCTCCTCATCTCGATATTCCCGCAGGTGGGTGTGGTTCTTCTGGCGTTCAGTGAGAGCTGGGTTGGAACCTGGCCCGAAGGTTTTACCACCGCCCACATCCAGAGCATCATAACCCAGCCGGACATTGAACGCGTCATCATGAACAGCATCATGTATTCCACCGCCGCAATAATCGTCATCCTCCTCCTGTCGCTCACCGCCTCCTACGCCTCCAGCAGGTTCAAGAAGAGTCAGCTCGGTCCGGTTCTCGACAGCCTCTCAACGATACCCATAGCCGTTCCGGGTATCGTCATAGCCATGAGCTATTTCTTCTTCTTCGCCAAGGTGTTCCCCGACACGCCCCTCGACCCCACGAACCTGCTCGGCTTCAACCCGGCGATGGTTCTCGTGCTGGCATACTCCATCAGGCGTCTGCCCTTCGCGGCGCGCTCCATCTCGGCCGGAATCCAGCAGGTTCACGTGTCCCTTGAGGAGGCAGCGCTCAACCTCGGCGCCGGAAGGTGGAAGGCACTCACCGGAATCCTCATGCCGCTGATACTCCTGAACCTCCTCGGTGGGGCAATGCTGAGCTTCGTCTACTGTATGAGCGAGACCAGCGTCGGCATCACCCTCGGTTCCATCAACCCGGAGTACTACCCGATAACAGCAAGAATGGTCGAACTGATGACGAGCGCCGTCGGAAGCGCGAACCTCGCCGCCGCGCTCGGTGTTTTCCTCATGACGGTACAGATCGTAGCCATAGTCCTGGCCAACGTGATAACCAAGCAGAGGTACTCATTCATAGGTCTCACATGA
- a CDS encoding ABC transporter substrate-binding protein, translated as MKKPVAIGFILLLALSVVASGCISGGNGGETSGITLVIVTRHDATIQYMVKQTFLQSDVAKQYNIEDIKFIKVPESLWPSYIDKGADVGWGGGPTLFDDLYKANYLAPITDEKVLGLLGNPLPTELAGMPMVRKDDDGKVYWIAAALSSFGYTVNKKQLEKWNLQIPNKWEDIASEEWALNPPQYGIADPTRSTSNTRIYQIILQAFGWEEGWRIMTLITANSKVYLASDAVRDAVINGEIAAGNTIDFYGYTAMQQNPDCLYVVPKGESIINGDPIALLKNAKHPEAAQAFIYWVLTEGQAVWMSPDVNRLPINPQIFDMTITKPYADVIFKGQNEGKTYGEARPALEKAYDDAIHAEGIEFDDKRALETVSALQYYFKATLVDPNQKLHDAWVAIVQAYKDGKITREQFEQLKDELTAPIEFKDPETGQTVTFTEEYAKKINDRIVKDRNFQDQLVQEWRQGAMDKYQKVLDDLKNMLG; from the coding sequence ATGAAGAAGCCCGTGGCAATTGGCTTTATCCTGCTTCTTGCCCTCAGCGTCGTTGCCAGCGGATGCATAAGTGGAGGAAACGGCGGTGAAACCTCCGGAATAACCCTCGTCATCGTCACCAGACACGACGCGACCATACAGTACATGGTCAAGCAGACCTTCCTCCAGAGCGACGTCGCCAAGCAGTATAACATCGAGGACATCAAGTTCATTAAGGTTCCGGAGAGCCTCTGGCCCAGCTACATAGACAAAGGAGCCGACGTTGGCTGGGGAGGCGGACCGACGCTCTTTGACGACCTCTACAAGGCCAACTACCTCGCCCCGATAACCGATGAGAAGGTTCTCGGTCTCCTCGGCAACCCGCTTCCGACCGAGCTCGCGGGAATGCCCATGGTAAGGAAGGACGATGACGGCAAAGTTTACTGGATAGCTGCCGCACTCTCCTCCTTCGGATACACCGTCAACAAGAAGCAGCTCGAGAAGTGGAACCTCCAGATACCGAACAAGTGGGAGGACATCGCCAGCGAGGAGTGGGCCCTCAACCCGCCCCAGTACGGCATAGCCGACCCAACCAGGAGCACCTCCAACACCAGGATATACCAGATAATCCTCCAGGCCTTCGGCTGGGAGGAGGGCTGGCGCATCATGACCCTCATCACGGCCAACTCCAAGGTCTACCTGGCCAGCGACGCCGTCAGGGACGCCGTTATCAACGGTGAGATAGCGGCAGGAAACACCATTGACTTCTACGGCTACACCGCCATGCAGCAGAACCCCGACTGTCTCTACGTCGTACCGAAGGGAGAGAGCATCATAAACGGCGACCCGATAGCGCTCCTCAAGAACGCCAAGCACCCGGAGGCGGCGCAGGCCTTCATCTACTGGGTTCTCACCGAGGGCCAGGCCGTCTGGATGAGCCCGGACGTCAACAGGCTCCCGATCAACCCGCAGATATTCGACATGACCATCACCAAGCCCTACGCTGACGTCATCTTCAAGGGCCAGAACGAGGGTAAGACCTACGGCGAAGCCAGGCCCGCCCTTGAGAAGGCCTACGATGACGCCATACACGCCGAGGGAATTGAGTTTGATGACAAGAGGGCCCTTGAGACGGTCAGCGCTCTCCAGTACTACTTCAAGGCCACCCTCGTTGACCCGAACCAGAAGCTTCACGACGCGTGGGTCGCTATAGTCCAGGCCTACAAGGACGGTAAGATAACCAGGGAGCAGTTCGAGCAGCTCAAGGACGAGCTCACCGCCCCGATAGAGTTCAAGGACCCTGAGACCGGTCAGACCGTTACCTTCACCGAGGAGTACGCCAAGAAGATAAACGACAGGATCGTCAAGGACAGGAACTTCCAGGACCAGCTTGTCCAGGAGTGGCGCCAGGGTGCCATGGACAAGTACCAGAAAGTGCTCGACGACCTCAAGAACATGCTCGGTTGA
- a CDS encoding CGP-CTERM sorting domain-containing protein produces the protein MRKAAIILAVFVFFGVFGFAMASATTVGVDLAHGESDKGLAVLTDKDGNVLAEGMIKTISDVSWAYIGPAEKADELGIKQLGDKITYDAIKDVDFLILGQPTQAFSPDEVQAIAQWWNDGNRILWVAGDSDYGDGPQRIDFANSILDAIGANLRLDQCSAEDATSNAGAGYRVVGLVNPDSGTPDKDMLTKDFKNGGKVLFHGPGVVAYVDENGNWQSLHGGIADGIYIIVTTSADGQIVENTDPAAQAYTAGDTGEFPLMAVQLFEDKKNVLVVSGETPYGGYEPMWSPTYHGVDLDGPQFVTNFVHWAVSVQQNLGKEETSSGGSTCGPAALIGLALIPLALYRRRK, from the coding sequence ATGAGGAAGGCTGCAATAATACTTGCGGTGTTTGTTTTCTTTGGTGTTTTTGGATTTGCCATGGCCAGCGCTACGACCGTCGGTGTTGACCTCGCCCACGGCGAGAGTGACAAGGGTCTGGCAGTTCTGACCGACAAGGACGGCAACGTCCTCGCTGAGGGAATGATAAAGACCATCAGCGACGTCAGCTGGGCTTACATTGGACCGGCGGAGAAGGCCGATGAGCTTGGAATCAAGCAGCTCGGCGACAAAATAACCTACGACGCCATCAAGGACGTGGACTTCCTTATCCTCGGCCAGCCGACGCAGGCCTTCAGCCCGGACGAGGTTCAGGCCATCGCCCAGTGGTGGAACGACGGAAACAGAATCCTCTGGGTTGCGGGCGATTCGGACTACGGTGACGGCCCGCAGAGGATCGACTTCGCCAACTCAATTCTCGACGCCATCGGTGCCAACCTCAGGCTCGACCAGTGCTCTGCCGAGGATGCCACCAGCAACGCTGGAGCCGGCTACCGTGTCGTCGGTCTCGTCAACCCCGACAGCGGTACTCCGGACAAGGACATGCTCACCAAGGACTTTAAGAACGGAGGTAAGGTCCTCTTCCACGGGCCGGGCGTCGTTGCTTACGTTGATGAGAACGGTAACTGGCAGAGCCTCCACGGCGGAATAGCCGATGGAATATACATCATCGTGACCACCAGCGCCGACGGTCAGATCGTTGAGAACACCGACCCGGCGGCCCAGGCCTACACCGCCGGCGACACCGGTGAGTTCCCGCTCATGGCTGTCCAGCTCTTCGAGGACAAGAAGAACGTCCTCGTTGTCAGCGGCGAGACCCCCTACGGCGGCTACGAGCCCATGTGGAGCCCGACCTACCATGGAGTCGACCTTGACGGTCCGCAGTTCGTCACCAACTTCGTCCACTGGGCCGTCAGCGTCCAGCAGAATCTCGGCAAGGAGGAGACCAGCAGCGGTGGAAGCACCTGCGGTCCGGCGGCTCTGATCGGTCTCGCCCTCATACCGCTTGCCCTTTACAGGAGGAGGAAGTGA
- a CDS encoding tyrosine--tRNA ligase — translation MDIEKRMELIGRKPTEELLTAENLRHLLEVGVPMQHYIGFEISGYIHLGTGLMAGAKIADLQKAGIKTRIFLADWHSWINDKLGGDLEVIQKVALSYFKEGMKQSIKVMGGDPDKVEFVLASEILEKGDYWQTVIDISKNVTLARMMRSITIMGRQMGEAIDFAKLIYPAMQVADIYYQGVTIAHAGMDQRKAHVIAIEVAQKLKYHALEWKGEKLKPVALHHHLLLGLQEPPVWPIESEEQFKELKTQMKMSKSKPYSAVFIHDTPEEIKQKLRKAFCPAKEVKYNPVLDWAEYIIFREEPTEFTIHRPAKFGGDVTYTTIEELKRDFAEGKLHPLDLKNAVAEYLIELLRPVREYFEKHPEPLELMREIKITR, via the coding sequence ATGGACATAGAAAAGAGGATGGAACTTATCGGGAGAAAGCCAACGGAGGAACTCCTGACCGCGGAGAACCTCAGGCACCTGCTCGAAGTCGGCGTTCCAATGCAGCACTACATAGGATTTGAGATAAGCGGTTACATTCACCTCGGAACCGGACTCATGGCTGGAGCGAAGATAGCCGACCTTCAGAAGGCTGGAATCAAGACGAGGATTTTCTTGGCGGACTGGCACAGCTGGATAAACGACAAACTCGGTGGAGACCTCGAGGTCATCCAGAAGGTCGCGCTGAGCTACTTCAAGGAGGGCATGAAGCAGAGCATAAAGGTCATGGGCGGCGACCCGGACAAGGTCGAGTTCGTTCTCGCGAGCGAGATACTGGAGAAGGGCGACTACTGGCAGACGGTCATAGACATCTCCAAGAACGTTACCCTCGCGAGGATGATGCGTTCGATAACCATCATGGGCCGCCAGATGGGTGAGGCCATAGACTTCGCCAAGCTAATCTACCCCGCGATGCAGGTGGCGGACATCTACTACCAGGGCGTCACGATAGCCCACGCTGGAATGGACCAGAGGAAGGCCCACGTGATAGCAATCGAAGTGGCCCAGAAGCTCAAGTACCACGCCCTCGAGTGGAAGGGCGAGAAGCTCAAGCCGGTCGCCCTGCACCACCACCTCCTCCTCGGCCTTCAGGAGCCTCCGGTCTGGCCGATAGAGAGCGAGGAGCAGTTCAAAGAACTGAAGACCCAGATGAAGATGAGCAAGAGCAAACCCTACTCGGCGGTCTTCATCCACGACACTCCGGAGGAGATAAAGCAGAAGCTCAGGAAGGCCTTCTGCCCGGCGAAGGAGGTCAAGTACAACCCGGTCCTCGACTGGGCAGAGTACATAATCTTCCGCGAGGAGCCGACGGAGTTCACAATACACAGGCCCGCCAAGTTCGGCGGCGACGTCACCTACACGACCATCGAGGAGCTCAAGAGGGACTTTGCCGAAGGCAAGCTTCACCCGCTCGACCTCAAGAACGCCGTCGCCGAGTACCTCATCGAGCTCCTCAGGCCGGTCAGGGAGTACTTTGAAAAGCACCCTGAACCCCTTGAGCTGATGCGGGAGATAAAGATCACCCGCTGA
- a CDS encoding Lrp/AsnC family transcriptional regulator, protein MPGVDEKDREILRILRKEGRITLTELGKRVGLSPASVKNRVEKLERLGAIRGYSAIVDPAFLDEYVQTFFELKLAIDDHTIDPILRRIARLEEVQGLYRRSGERQILVRASFHDTDEVKAFAGRLKRLFGKNLERVEVTLIIDTFKENWVSCETGKR, encoded by the coding sequence ATGCCGGGAGTGGACGAGAAGGACAGGGAGATACTCAGAATCCTCCGGAAGGAGGGCAGGATAACCCTAACCGAGCTTGGGAAGAGGGTTGGCCTGTCCCCGGCGAGCGTTAAAAACCGGGTTGAGAAGCTGGAGAGGCTTGGGGCCATAAGGGGCTACTCCGCCATCGTTGACCCGGCTTTCCTGGACGAGTACGTTCAGACGTTCTTTGAACTCAAGCTGGCCATAGACGACCACACGATTGACCCGATTCTGAGACGGATCGCCAGGCTGGAGGAGGTTCAGGGTCTCTACCGCCGCAGCGGCGAGAGGCAGATACTCGTGAGGGCGAGCTTCCACGACACGGATGAGGTCAAGGCCTTTGCAGGAAGGCTCAAACGGCTCTTCGGCAAGAACCTGGAGCGGGTGGAGGTTACGCTCATAATAGACACCTTCAAGGAAAACTGGGTGTCCTGTGAGACTGGGAAACGCTGA